The segment AACAGAAGTCATCTTTCATCGCTAAAAGAAACCTTCCAACATAAGTTCCAAAGTCtttcaaatattgaaaacaacGACATGGCTCAAGCAAATCATGATATGTCCCACTTTAAGGCCTTTATTTCTCAAGATTTGACTGACACTATAGAACAATTTGCAAAGGATATTCAACTGAAGGAGACAAATTTATCCGAGTTGGTAAAATCAATAACTGTCGATTCGCAAAATTTagaatataataaaaaagacaGATCTAAATTAATACATGACGCGGAAGAACttgctgaaaaattaaagtcTTTTAAAAGTTTGGCCACCCAAGATGGTCTTAATCatgaattagaaaatcTGAAAACCTACAAAGAAAAGCTGCAGTCTtgggaaaatgaaaatattatacCGAAATTGAACCAGAAAATAGaggagaaaaataatgagaTGATTATTTCAGAGAATCAAATTgagaaatttcaagatcGCATAATGAAGACAAATCAACAAGCGGACTTGTATGCCAAACTAGGGCTAATAAAGAAGTCTATTAATGCTAAATCGGATGAGTTGCAAGAGATCACAGAAAAACTACAAACAGATTCCAGAATAAAGCAGGTATTTCCCGTTACCcaagaatttcaaagatctGATTTAGAAATGGATTTTCAGAAATTGTTCATTAATATGCAAAAAAACATCGCTAtcaacaataaaaagacGCATGAATTGGATAGAAGATACGCAAATGCTTTGTACAATTTGAATACtattgaaaaggatttACGGGACAACCAGCAATCAAAAGAGAAGGTGATACGACTATTAAACGAAAACTTACCAGAAGATTGTACTATTGATGAATATAATGACGTCCTGGAAGAAACGGAACTCTCCTATAAGACTGCACTAGAGAACTTAAAAATGCATCAGACCACTCTGGAATTTAACAGAAAAGCCCTGGAAATCGCTGAACGTGACAGCTGCTGTTATTTATGTTCTAGaaagtttgaaaatgaatcgTTTAAAAGTAAGTTGTTACAAGAACTAGAAACCAAAACAGACgcaaattttgaaaaaactttgaaagATACTGTCCAAAACGAGAAAGATTATCTTCATAATTTAAGGCTACTGGAGAAACATATCATTTCATTAAATTCCGTAAATGAGAAAATTAATAATGCTCAGGAATGTCTTGAAAAAGCTAAGGAGGAAACCAAAACTTCCAAATCAAAACTAGATGAATTGGAAATGAATTCaacgaaattgaaaaatgaaaaggagTTTGCTGAGTCTGAGATTCGTCCTTTGATTGAGAAATTTACctatttggaaaaggaGCTCAAAGATCTTGAAAACAGTTCTAAAACAATATCTGAGGAGTTATCAATTTATAACACCAGCGAAGATGGTATTCAAACCGTTGATGAATTAAGGGACCAACAAAGGAAGATGAATGACTCTTTACGTGAACTAAGGAAAAGCATTTCAGATTTGCAAATggaaaaagatgaaaaagtgagagaaaattcaagaatgaTTAACTTAATTAAAGAGAAGGAATTAATGGTTTCTGAAATTGAGTCATCTTTAACACAGAAGCAAAACATTGATGATTCTATAAGGTTGAAAAAGGCGAACATCAAAGATATTGATTCTAGAGTCGAGACTTTAGAAGCACGTAttatttcattaaaaaacaaaaaagatgaagcCCAAAACATTCTAGACCaagtaaaaaatgaacGTGATTTTCAAGTACgcaataaacaaaaaactGTGGCAGATGTTAATAGATTAATAGATAGATTCCAGACAATATACAACGAAGTGGTTGATTTTGAAGCTAAGGGCTTCGACGAACTACAAACAACGataaaagaattaaaattaaataaaataaaaatgcaGGAACTGAAGGAACAACTTGATCTCAAAACAAATGATGTtaacgaagaaaagagaaaacttGCAGACTCAAATAATGAGGAGAAAAACCTGAAGCAGAACTTGGAATTGATTGAATTGAAATCACAACTTCAGGATATTGAATCCGAAATTAGTGAATTAGACGTTCAAAATGCAGAAGCTGAAAGGGACaaatatcaagaagaaTCACTAAGACTGagaacaaattttgaaaagttgagCTCTGAAAATGCAGGTAAACTAGGTGAAATGAAACAGTTACAGAATCAAATAAACTCATTGACTCATCAG is part of the Saccharomyces paradoxus chromosome XIV, complete sequence genome and harbors:
- the RAD50 gene encoding MRX complex DNA-binding subunit (Subunit of MRX complex with Mre11p and Xrs2p~similar to YNL250W); the encoded protein is MSAIYKLSIQGIRSFDSNDRETIEFGKPLTLIVGMNGSGKTTIIECLKYATTGDLPPNSKGGVFIHDPKITGEKDIRAQVKLAFTSANGLNMIVTRNIQLLMKKTTTTFKTLEGQLVAINNSGDRSTLSTRSLELDAQVPLYLGVPKAILEYVIFCHQEDSLWPLSEPSNLKKKFDEIFQAMKFTKALDNLKSIKKDMSVDIKLLKQSVEHLKLDKDRSKAMKLNIHQLQTKIDQYNGEVSQIESQLNEITEKSDKLFKSNQDFQKILSKVENLKNTKLSISDQVKRLSNSIDILDLSKPDLQNLLANFSKVLMDKNNQLRDLETDISTLREQQSSLQSLSDSLIRRQGELEAGKETYEKNRSHLSSLKETFQHKFQSLSNIENNDMAQANHDMSHFKAFISQDLTDTIEQFAKDIQLKETNLSELVKSITVDSQNLEYNKKDRSKLIHDAEELAEKLKSFKSLATQDGLNHELENLKTYKEKLQSWENENIIPKLNQKIEEKNNEMIISENQIEKFQDRIMKTNQQADLYAKLGLIKKSINAKSDELQEITEKLQTDSRIKQVFPVTQEFQRSDLEMDFQKLFINMQKNIAINNKKTHELDRRYANALYNLNTIEKDLRDNQQSKEKVIRLLNENLPEDCTIDEYNDVLEETELSYKTALENLKMHQTTLEFNRKALEIAERDSCCYLCSRKFENESFKSKLLQELETKTDANFEKTLKDTVQNEKDYLHNLRLLEKHIISLNSVNEKINNAQECLEKAKEETKTSKSKLDELEMNSTKLKNEKEFAESEIRPLIEKFTYLEKELKDLENSSKTISEELSIYNTSEDGIQTVDELRDQQRKMNDSLRELRKSISDLQMEKDEKVRENSRMINLIKEKELMVSEIESSLTQKQNIDDSIRLKKANIKDIDSRVETLEARIISLKNKKDEAQNILDQVKNERDFQVRNKQKTVADVNRLIDRFQTIYNEVVDFEAKGFDELQTTIKELKLNKIKMQELKEQLDLKTNDVNEEKRKLADSNNEEKNLKQNLELIELKSQLQDIESEISELDVQNAEAERDKYQEESLRLRTNFEKLSSENAGKLGEMKQLQNQINSLTHQLRTDYKDIEKNYHKEWVELQTRSFVTDDIDVYSKALDSAIMKYHGLKMQDINRIIDELWKRTYSGTDIDTIKIRSDEVSSTVKGKSYNYRVVMYKQDVELDMRGRCSAGQKVLASIIIRLALSETFGANCGVIALDEPTTNLDEENIESLAKSLHNIINMRRHQKNFQLIVITHDEKFLGHMNAAAFTDHFFKVKRDDRQKSQIEWVDINRVTY